The Stigmatella aurantiaca genome segment GCAGGCATGGAAGTAGATGAGGGCCACCTGCGCCCGGACGAGCAGCCACGAGGAGCGAGCGATGAGCCGTCCTATCTCGCTTCCCTCTTCCGGGGGCAGGGCCGCCGCCCAGTGCCAGCGGCGCCCATCCGTCAACGTCACGGGCAGCAACAGCAGGGCGAGGATGGAGGCGATCTGATCACCCCCGTCCGTGAGAATACCGGACCACTGGAGGCTGATCGCGGTCCACCAGTGAATGAAGCCCGTGATGCGCGGACGCCAACCCGAGGCAACGCCCAGCAGGAGCAGCACCGCCGTCCAGCGCGCCACTTCCAGCCAACCCGAAGGGAGCACGCAAAAGAGCGAGATCTGCCGGATGCCGTCACAAAGGGGCACCTGGGGTACGCCCACCGCGGGCCGGAACAGCGTGGAGGAGTGGTTGAAGGCCAGGGTGCCACACGTGGCCAGGGCAATCAGGGTCCGGGCCAGCCCATAGACGTTCGTCCAGGGGGCAGGTCCGGCCACCCATCGCTGTGCGCGAAGACCCAGCCAGGTCAGCATTCGACGTCCAATCTCAAGACCTTCGAGGGCATGGTGACCCGCCTCTCCTGGGCTGAGCGGCTCCAGGCCCAGGGGACTGCCTTCTGGAAGACGAGACCCACCTGGCCACAGAGGGTGGGCCGGGGGCTGCGATTCGAGAGCTTTTGACCCACGGGGGCTTGCTCCAGGCAGGCCAAGGGGTCGTCTTCACAGTCCTGGCGCCCGGCGTCCCGGGCTTCATCCAACAAGAGACCTAACTCGACGCCTTGCGCCCGGGCTGCCCGGTCAAGACCGAAGGAATTCTGAAGCTGAAAGTTGGGGGTCTGGCTTGCCCAGGTCCACTGCCCGCCGGGGCCGCGTATGTAGGGCAGCATCCTGTCCGAGCGGGGATCCCTCGTGAAGAATGCCCAGCCTTCCGGTAACACCATCCGGATGTTGGCTTGGTCCTCGAAGGGCAGGTGAATGGGGTTGTGCGGCAATGCCGCGTGCAGGGCGTAGACCGTGACGGTGGTCCAGCAGAGGATGAGCGCCAGCGCGGCCAGACCGAGGCCGCGTGCCTGGCGTATCCGGGAAGGGGAAGGGGCAGAGGTCACGGGCGCGCGCTCGCGGGACAAGAGGGGGTCCTGGGCCTGCCCCACCGCGTGAACGGCAGGGCATCCCTGGGAGTGAGGCTACGGGGTGGTGAAGTTCTTGCGGGCCAGCTTGTCCACCCACTCGTCCCGCAGCAGCGGGCTCGATGACGGGTTCGCGATGACCGGTGTCACGTCGATCTGCGTGACGGCAATCACCAGGACCGCCACGACGGCCACGGCCACCACGGTCTCCTCGTACAGCCATGTGCCGGCTGCTGTCGGGCTGCCCCCGTCGCCGGCGGAGATGTCCCCAGGTTGTCCGGCCTCCCGGCGGAGCACGGCGGCCGCGGAGTGGGTCTTCTCTTTTGTCTCGGTGAGCAGCCTGTCGATGGTGGCGTGGTTTCCGCTGCTCAGGGCTCTTGCGAAGCGGTCGAAGAACGCGGGATCCATCTGGGCGATCTTGGCGATGACCCGCTCCGCGGCCATGCTCTGGTTGGCTTCCACATCCGGGCCTTCCAGCTTGGCCTGGATCTCGGGACGCTTCCAGATGTCATCGAAGTGGTGTGCGTCTGGGCCGATGCCGAAGACCATTCCCTTGTAGAGAGTCTGGCCGTTCAGCGGCTGTTGTTGAGACTGCGGGGACGAAGCTCTCTGGGGGGTCGAGCCGGAAGGGCTTTTGCTGCCCATTCCGAAAGCAGAGAAGGTCATGAAGGCAATGGCGGCCGAAGTCAGCTTCAAAGAGGATCGTTTCAAGTTCAGCTCCTGACGGGTGGACAGCTTAGCACTTCTTTTTTCACCGCCTTGCCGTGGAGAGGCGGATAAGGCGAGCCGTGACTTCAGGACCCGATCCCAGTCTGGTGGCCAGCTACCTCGTGGCCATTGGGATGGATGTGTTGATGCCCGTGGCCCTGGTCTGGTGGGCACGGCGGCGATTGGGCGTGGCTTGGAGGGTGGTGGTGTGGGGGGCGCTGGCCTTCGCGGGGGCACAGCTCTTCACGCGGGTGCCTGCCGTGCAGGTGCTTCAGCACTTGTGGAGGGAGACGTTGAAGGCTTCTCCGGTGCTCACGAATCTGTGGCTCACCGGCCTATCCCTGACAGCAGGCCTCTTCGAGGAGACTGCAAGGCTACTGGCCTTCCGGTATCCCTTGAAAGGCTTCCGGCGCTGGAGGGATGCCGTGGGGTTTGGAATCGGACATGGAGGGCTGGAATCCGCTCTCTTGGTGGGAGGGCTGGCCATCATCGGGCTCGTCAACGTGGTGGTTCTCTCCCGGTTGGATCCCCTCTCCTTGCCGCTCCAGCCAGAACAGCTCGAGCAGGTTCGCGCGGCGAAGGCGCAGGTGGCGGCGCTGCGCTGGTGGGAGCCTTTGCTGGGGGCCGTTGAGCGGGTGGGAGCGATGGCCGTTCACGTTGCGATGAGCGTCGTGGTCCTCCAGCGGTTTCTCCGGGACCAGCGGCGGTGGTACTGGCTTGCCGTCGGATTCCACGCGGTCCTCAACCTGAGCGTGACGCTCGTGGCCCGGGAGGCAGGGGCCGTGGCCGCCGAGGGGGTGATGAGTG includes the following:
- a CDS encoding sporulation-delaying protein SdpB family protein is translated as MLTWLGLRAQRWVAGPAPWTNVYGLARTLIALATCGTLAFNHSSTLFRPAVGVPQVPLCDGIRQISLFCVLPSGWLEVARWTAVLLLLGVASGWRPRITGFIHWWTAISLQWSGILTDGGDQIASILALLLLPVTLTDGRRWHWAAALPPEEGSEIGRLIARSSWLLVRAQVALIYFHACIGKFQVPEWVDGTALYYWLLDPSVGAPDWLARWMLPLLSHPIVALLTWSVLLLELGLAAGLLLGPTGRQVLLPLGFAFHAGIALFHGLISFVLVMFGALILLLRPFSEEFRFEWLVAPLRRWWMPAAPPASPLPLEAAASVSEVSKLS
- a CDS encoding SdpA family antimicrobial peptide system protein, which encodes MSRERAPVTSAPSPSRIRQARGLGLAALALILCWTTVTVYALHAALPHNPIHLPFEDQANIRMVLPEGWAFFTRDPRSDRMLPYIRGPGGQWTWASQTPNFQLQNSFGLDRAARAQGVELGLLLDEARDAGRQDCEDDPLACLEQAPVGQKLSNRSPRPTLCGQVGLVFQKAVPWAWSRSAQERRVTMPSKVLRLDVEC
- a CDS encoding sporulation delaying protein family toxin, coding for MTFSAFGMGSKSPSGSTPQRASSPQSQQQPLNGQTLYKGMVFGIGPDAHHFDDIWKRPEIQAKLEGPDVEANQSMAAERVIAKIAQMDPAFFDRFARALSSGNHATIDRLLTETKEKTHSAAAVLRREAGQPGDISAGDGGSPTAAGTWLYEETVVAVAVVAVLVIAVTQIDVTPVIANPSSSPLLRDEWVDKLARKNFTTP
- a CDS encoding YhfC family intramembrane metalloprotease; its protein translation is MTSGPDPSLVASYLVAIGMDVLMPVALVWWARRRLGVAWRVVVWGALAFAGAQLFTRVPAVQVLQHLWRETLKASPVLTNLWLTGLSLTAGLFEETARLLAFRYPLKGFRRWRDAVGFGIGHGGLESALLVGGLAIIGLVNVVVLSRLDPLSLPLQPEQLEQVRAAKAQVAALRWWEPLLGAVERVGAMAVHVAMSVVVLQRFLRDQRRWYWLAVGFHAVLNLSVTLVAREAGAVAAEGVMSVFALVALGLTLWLRSEDEAPQPGPG